In the Scyliorhinus torazame isolate Kashiwa2021f chromosome 4, sScyTor2.1, whole genome shotgun sequence genome, one interval contains:
- the LOC140410238 gene encoding uncharacterized protein: protein MAEGSNDIFEMPTLGRPLRVGMLYDRRSDTFIPGVTLWDLDELLKNLDTQPKPNTNFSIICSDTIEEKASYLDVEASLKASFLGGLVEVSGSAKYLNDSKKSKQQARVTLNYRATTRFEQLTMSQLGPKNITYPCVFDQGSATHVVTAVMYGAQAFFVFDREYSSSDNKQEIEGSLEVMIKKIPLLNIAGKGSLNLSDDERKISEKFSCTFHGDFLLNTNPVSYQDAFYVYSTLPKLLGENGEKAVPLRVWLYPLKMLDSKAAQIVREVSIGLVNRCQLLLDQLHDIEIRCNDLIKTTAAKEFPELKTKIQAFKAMCLEYQTVFQKDLGKILPSIRGTGHEESGLADILYHKERSPFSNHTLTTWIGKREKEMNTVGAYLAMLQGVDILTRSELDSLLVNPMVEHVACFTFTSLCDEDTYLQEMSNYLNASALSREPGYKLQGDTRQPSEDWFDAVSVSQQMRKLARLFLQFTKSNKSRGENTLTENCKMAIVSVDDKSFTGASIFLYEQGMLINTAFEPQKADIPQIIGTSDSTVTLQLKAPVGSHEPVLMFRVEYRCVQDVNWCGENTRDAAETFIVSGLQPHHQYQFRSTYVCKSWARLFSDPTASILTLPAAPPGEVSVSNVQPNSLTITWTAPVRVGDGVNIGHYLINYQKCSSQEDTWAEQRTDDSVCAWTLGNLDVGTSYRVWVSAVCGEAGRGTPSQDKVVVTSSEKTPNELAERAQKMSKLLNAGCPEVYQLPLKEEMEEEYLLPFRPSSPVADAFPFGNNGIINLIESPRVKYWRKSIFGEDRDSANSRTIIVIGNEESGKYDLINGLINYILGVEWTDQFRFQLAESCVESSVGSENQYSIVRYEINHQVGFRVPYSLTIVEFHEQLMFWFDKLLIKHPNLRQCNCLCVVAESAAVSVLENVNLNYIRPFFENRSVIPQLMITSCDGQTPTILAALQNLKMDFPRDGQGVPIHFKFNFSSLFSASSPCAEGSGQTRDGPGAGRAATVVSGCGTGAWNDKLKRLLWDMTKDSLKSFLLELNSSQTWSG, encoded by the exons ATGGCTGAAGGAAGCAATGACATATTTGAAATGCCAACTCTTGGGAGACCCCTTCGCGTAGGGATGCTATATGACCGACGGAGCGACACCTTTATCCCAG GCGTCACCTTATGGGATTTGGATGAGCTCCTGAAGAACCTCGACACTCAGCCCAAACCGAACACCAACTTTAGCATCATTTGCTCAGACACCATTGAGGAAAAGGCGTCCTACTTGGATGTAGAAGCCTCGCTGAAGGCCAGTTTtctgggggggctggtggaggtgagCGGTTCTGCCAAATATCTGAATGACAGCAAGAAATCGAAGCAGCAAGCCCGGGTCACCCTCAACTACCGAGCCACAACCCGGTTCGAGCAACTGACTATGAGTCAACTAGGACCCAAGAATATCACTTACCCTTGCGTCTTTGACCAGGGCTCCGCAACTCACGTTGTCACTGCCGTGATGTATGGAGCACAGGCCTTCTTCGTGTTCGATCGAGAATATTCTTCCAGTGACAATAAGCAGGAAATCGAGGGCAGCCTAGAGGTGATGATCAAAAAGATCCCACTCTTGAACATCGCGGGAAAAGGTTCCCTGAATCTTTCCGATGATGAAAGGAAAATATCCGAGAAATTCAGTTGCACATTTCATGGAGATTTCCTACTCAATACTAATCCGGTGAGCTACCAGGATGCTTTCTACGTTTACTCAACACTACCCAAGTTATTGGGCGAAAACGGGGAAAAAGCTGTGCCCCTCAGAGTATGGTTGTACCCCCTGAAGATGTTAGATTCGAAAGCTGCTCAAATAGTGAGGGAGGTCAGTATTGGACTGGTCAATCGGTGCCAACTACTCTTGGACCAGCTCCATGACATAGAAATAAGATGCAATGATCTCATCAAAACTACTGCTGCCAAAGAATTTCCCGAGTTAAAGACGAAAATTCAAGCATTCAAGGCAATGTGCCTGGAATACCAAACAGTGTTTCAGAAAGATCTGGGGAAAATTCTGCCATCCATCCGTGGAACAGGACATGAGGAAAGTGGTCTGGCCGATATATTGTATCACAAAGAGCGATCTCCGTTTAGCAATCATACTCTAACCACTTGGATTGGGAAGAGAGAGAAGGAAATGAACACAGTGGGAGCATATCTGGCTATGTTGCAAGGAGTGGACATTCTGACAAGGAGCGAGTTGGACAGTCTTTTGGTGAATCCAATGGTTGAACACGTTGCCTGCTTTACCTTCACCTCATTGTGCGATGAAGATACCTATCTACAGGAGATGTCCAACTACCTCAACGCCTCAGCGCTCTCAAGAGAACCAGGCTACAAACTGCAAGGTGACACAAGGCAACCGAGTGAGGATTGGTTCGATGCCGTATCAGTCTCCCAACAAATGAGAAAACTGGCGAGACTGTTCCTGCAATTCACCAAATCCAACAAGTCCCGTGGGGAAAATACGCTCACCGAGAACTGCAAAATGGCAATCGTGTCcgtagatgacaaaagctttactggGGCATCAATTTTCCTGTATGAGCAGGGAATGTTGATAAATACGGCATTCGAGCCACAAAAAGCTGATATTCCACAGATTATTGGGACAAGTGATTCCACTGTAACGCTACAACTCAAGGCCCCTGTCGGTAGCCATGAACCAGTGCTAATGTTTAGGGTAGAGTACAGATGTGTCCAAGACGTGAATTGGTGCGGAGAGAACACACGGGATGCTGCCGAGACCTTTATAGTTTCTGGATTGCAACCACACCATCAGTACCAGTTCAGGTCGACCTATGTGTGTAAGTCTTGGGCGAGATTGTTCAGCGATCCCACTGCAAGTATTCtcactcttcctgctgctcctcctggtgaggtttcagtctccaatGTTCAACCCAACTCACTCACCATTACCTGGACCGCCCCAGTACGGGTCGGTGATGGTgtcaacattggacattacttaatcAACTATCAGAAATGCAGTAGCCAGGAGGACACGTGGGCTGAGCAAAGGACCGATGATTCGGTTTGTGCATGGACATTGGGCAACCTGGACGTTGGCACTTCCTACAGGGTCTGGGTTTCCGCTGTTTGTGGGGAAGCAGGCAGAGGTACTCCAAGTCAGGACAAAGTGGTTGTGACCTCCAGCGAGAAGACTCCGAACGAATTGGCAGAACGTGCTCAGAAAATGAGCAAACTTTTAAATGCTGGGTGTCCAGAAGTCTACCAGCTCCCTCTGAAAGAGGAAATGGAGGAAGAGTACCTACTCCctttccgtccatcctccccggttgCAGATGCGTTCCCTTTCGGTAACAATGGCATAATCAATCTGATAGAGTCGCCGAGGGTGAAATACTGGAGGAAGTCCATTTTTGGTGAAGATAGGGACTCGGCCAATTCAAGGACCATCATTGTCATTGGGAATGAAGAATCCGGGAAATATGATCTGATCAATGGGCTGATCAATTACATCCTGGGCGTGGAGTGGACCGATCAGTTCAGGTTCCAGTTAGCTGAAAGCTGTGTGGAAAGCAGTGTCGGAAGCGAGAATCAGTACTCAATAGTTCGATATGAAATCAATCACCAAGTGGGTTTCCGTGTCCCATACTCTCTCACCATTGTGGAGTTTCATGAACAGTTAATGTTCTGGTTCGACAAATTATTGATAAAGCACCCCAATCTTAGACAATGTAATTGTTTGTGTGTGGTGGCGGAATCGGCAGCAGTTTCTGTGCTGGAGAATGTTAACCTCAATTATATTAGACCATTCTTTGAGAATCGCAGCGTCATCCCCCAGCTCATGATCACTTCCTGCGATGGTCAAACGCCAACTATACTGGCGGCACTTCAGAATTTGAAAATGGACTTTCCCAGAGATGGCCAAGGCGTTCCCATTCACTTCAAATTTAACTTTTCGAGCTTATTCTCTGCCAGCTCCCCTTGTGCAGAGGGCAGCGGACAGACGAGGGACGGGCCTGGTGCTGGGAGAGCTGCCACAGTTGTTAGTGGGTGTGGAACCGGTGCATGGAATGATAAACTGAAGAGACTCCTGTGGGACATGACCAAGGACAGCCTCAAAAGCTTCCTCCTTGAATTAAATTCATCACAGACTTGGAGTGGATAA